From the genome of Alosa sapidissima isolate fAloSap1 chromosome 14, fAloSap1.pri, whole genome shotgun sequence, one region includes:
- the e2f8 gene encoding transcription factor E2F8 isoform X1: MLSPRMYNAVKKRWKMTSALQDIQNLSQNLQTRVQPAPDHKGDVFAEPNLLTKTPGKVSSYSECQQNMGPLTTPTKGKGSLSEPWTPTSNLKMLISAASPEIRNRERELCKEGTEGGDTENVAQGETERSITDQTEQEPGIGEEAEKLQISRKEKSLGLLCHKFLARYPDYPNPAVNNDICLDDVAGELNVERRRIYDIMNVLESLHMVSRLAKNRYTWHGRSNLPQTLARLRRAGKEQRYSQQMQQIRQWSLEQEDREFDLEGEEKENDEAFLQDADTENGQKDMCFVELPGLEFRGASVNSRKDKSLRVMSQKFVMLFLVSTPRVVSLEVAAKILIGEDPVEDINKCKFKTKIRRLYDIANVLSSLELIKKVHVTEERGRKPAFKWTGPEDLPSPKEVPRTMSSTTATTKTLESRSSVENCAKNLFSSPGGKRGFTRHPSLMKMVKSIQEDRRKINSAPSSPTRVTSSESLSSEFLPSKMAQLAAICKIQLDQQSKKPDKESKGSSKEDLSSKKSEETKPAEEKASSISTPLSSEAHVKDSSGVSLPLLTPTTLSHLPAACSPLFPVLLPQHQVGGPIAVYMHPASLRPHASNRPAPTSLAVRSMTFESPGDGASRSPLTVTSGSQGVGVSSGESGSPSALKRKCGDKSSSENSPSKVKKAIGTSEDVSPKLCEILQARLKARRGGLVSSRPSPRALHLDPEFTKPQEHQSPASASAQPLEHSVETFLEKEERAAASDSEAGLTPLHPTQVQSQSHSVPLQELVVQAGHLHPETLIPTGYLIPITPQSFFSYKDPHGINGETGKVSTPTNIYKTPTAGSRPLHPQEFTPTSLSLHMAPSISPFPAHMQRTHSPSPAILNFTLQNIGLIPAAGAVAGGTSMPSPAPTGEHASPLPAAHIGLPHRGMIFVKPMSPAGVLQSAPSNQPLTLISLPQSLMATPKGSPSIQHSLFHTPVSSLSTLTTVTAGVPTKTLYIPQRKLDVSPEDA; encoded by the exons ATGCTTTCTCCGCGAATGTACAATGCCGTGAAGAAAAG GTGGAAAATGACCAGTGCTTTGCAAGATATCCAAAATCTAAGCCAAAATCTACAAACTCGTGTCCAACCAGCACCAGATCATAAG gGGGATGTGTTTGCTGAGCCAAACTTGCTGACTAAAACACCGGGAAAGGTCTCCTCATATTCTGAGTGCCAGCAGAACATGGGGCCCCTCACAACCCCCACTAAAGGCAAAGGATCCCTAAGTGAGCCCTGGACTCCTACCTCAAACCTGAAGATGCTCATAAGTGCGGCGAGCCCAGAAATCCGCAACCGTGAAAGAGAGCTTTGCAAGGAGGGCACTGAAGGAGGAGACACAGAAAATGTAGCACAG GGTGAAACCGAAAGGTCAATCACTGATCAGACTGAACAGGAGCCAGGAATAGGTGAAGAAGCTGAGAAGCTTCAGATCAGTCGAAAAGAGAAGAGCTTGGGGCTCCTCTGTCACAAATTCCTTGCTCGCTATCCCGACTACCCAAACCCTGCAGTCAACAATGATATCTGCCTTGACGATGTAGCTGGTGAACTGA ATGTGGAACGGCGGCGCATTTATGACATCATGAATGTTCTGGAAAGCCTTCACATGGTGAGCCGCCTGGCAAAGAACCGGTACACGTGGCACGGGCGATCCAACCTGCCCCAGACGCTGGCCAGGTTGCGGAGAGCGGGCAAGGAGCAACGTTACAGTCAGCAGATGCAGCAGATCCGCCAGTGGAGCCTGGAGCAGGAGGACCGCGAGTTTGACCTGGAAGGCGAGGAGAAGGAGAACGACGAGGCCTTCCTGCAAGACGCAGACACTGAGAATGGCCAAAAGGACATGTGCTTCGTTGAACTCCCAGGATTGGAGTTCAGAGGTG CCTCTGTCAACAGTCGCAAAGACAAGTCTCTGAGGGTGATGAGTCAGAAGTTTGTCATGTTGTTCCTCGTGTCCACTCCGCGCGTGGTCAGTTTGGAGGTGGCTGCCAAAATTCTTATCGGGGAGGACCCGGTTGAGGACATCAACAAATGCAAGTTTAAGA CCAAGATCCGGAGGCTGTATGACATTGCCAACGTTCTGAGCAGCCTGGAGCTGATCAAGAAAGTCCACGTGactgaggagagggggaggaagccTGCTTTCAAATGGACTGGGCCTGAGGACTTGCCATCTCCAAAGG AAGTGCCCAGAACCATGTCATCCACCACTGCAACAACGAAAACTCTGGAGTCTCGGTCATCCGTTGAGAACTGTGCCAAAAACCTCTTCTCGTCCCCTGGTGGGAAGAGAGGGTTCACCCGGCACCCCTCCCTGATGAAAATGGTGAAGAGCATCCAGGAGGACCGCCGCAAGATCAACTCTGCGCCTTCCAGCCCCACCAGGGTCACCTCCA GCGAGTCATTAAGCTCAGAGTTCCTCCCGAGTAAGATGGCCCAGCTAGCTGCTATCTGCAAAATCCAGTTGGACCAACAATCAAA GAAACCTGACAAGGAATCAAAGGGATCTTCCAAAGAGGACTTAAGTAGTAAGAAATCAGAAGAAACCAAACCTGCTGAAGAGAAAGCATCATCAATTTCAACACCCCTGTCCTCCGAGGCTCATGTGAAAGACAGCAGCGGGGTGTCTCTGCCTCTTCTCACCCCAACGACGCTGTCCCATCTCCCGGCCGCGTGCTCGCCCCTCTTCCCCGTCCTACTACCTCAGCACCAGGTGGGAGGCCCCATCGCCGTCTACATGCACCCAGCTTCCCTTCGGCCACACGCCTCCAACAGGCCAGCACCGACCAGCCTGGCCGTGCGCTCCATGACGTTCGAGAGTCCCGGAGATGGCGCCAGCCGATCACCGTTGACGGTCACTTCGGGCAGTCAGGGGGTCGGTGTGTCCAGCGGTGAATCGGGCAGTCCATCTGCACTGAAGCGAAAATGTGGGGACAAGTCCTCTTCGGAAAACAGTCCATCAAAGGTCAAAAAAGCCATCGGTACATCAGAG GACGTGTCCCCTAAGCTGTGCGAGATCCTCCAGGCCAGGCTGAAGGCCCGTCGTGGGGGTCTGGTCTCCAGCCGGCCCTCCCCCAGAGCACTGCACCTGGACCCAGAGTTCACCAAACCCCAGGAGCACCAGAGTCCAGCCTCGGCGAGTGCCCAGCCCCTGGAGCACAGCGTGGAGACCTTcctggagaaagaggagagggcggCGGCCTCGGACAGTGAGGCCGGTCTCACCCCACTTCACCCCACTCAGGTCCAGAGCCAGAGCCACAGCGTCCCACTGCAGGAGCTGGTGGTACAGGCCGGACACTTACACCCTGAG ACTCTGATACCCACAGGCTACCTGATTCCtattacacctcagtccttcTTCAGCTACAAGGACCCCCATGGAATCAACGGAGAGACTGGCAAAGTGTCCACACCTACAAATATCTACAAAACCCCCACAGCCG GTTCCAGACCCCTCCATCCTCAGGAGTTCACCCCCACCAGCCTGTCTCTCCACATGGCCCCCTCCATCTCGCCCTTCCCCGCGCACATGCAGCGCACCCACAGCCCCAGCCCGGCCATCCTCAACTTCACCCTGCAGAACATCGGGCTCATCCCTGCGGCTGGCGCCGTCGCGGGCGGCACCTCCATGCCCAGCCCGGCGCCCACCGGCGAGCACGCCAGCCCCCTGCCCGCGGCCCACATTGGGCTCCCTCATCGGGGCATGATCTTCGTCAAGCCCATGTCCCCTGCCGGAGTGCTCCAGTCTGCACCGTCCAACCAGCCCCTGACTCTCATTAGCTTACCACAG TCCCTCatggccacaccaaaaggctcCCCGTCCATCCAGCACAGTCTCTTCCACACGCCCGTGTCCTCACTGTCCACCCTAACCACCGTGACCGCTGGAGTGCCCACCAAAACCCTCTACATCCCCCAGAGGAAACTGGACGTCAGTCCTGAAGATGCCTGA
- the e2f8 gene encoding transcription factor E2F8 isoform X2 yields MTSALQDIQNLSQNLQTRVQPAPDHKGDVFAEPNLLTKTPGKVSSYSECQQNMGPLTTPTKGKGSLSEPWTPTSNLKMLISAASPEIRNRERELCKEGTEGGDTENVAQGETERSITDQTEQEPGIGEEAEKLQISRKEKSLGLLCHKFLARYPDYPNPAVNNDICLDDVAGELNVERRRIYDIMNVLESLHMVSRLAKNRYTWHGRSNLPQTLARLRRAGKEQRYSQQMQQIRQWSLEQEDREFDLEGEEKENDEAFLQDADTENGQKDMCFVELPGLEFRGASVNSRKDKSLRVMSQKFVMLFLVSTPRVVSLEVAAKILIGEDPVEDINKCKFKTKIRRLYDIANVLSSLELIKKVHVTEERGRKPAFKWTGPEDLPSPKEVPRTMSSTTATTKTLESRSSVENCAKNLFSSPGGKRGFTRHPSLMKMVKSIQEDRRKINSAPSSPTRVTSSESLSSEFLPSKMAQLAAICKIQLDQQSKKPDKESKGSSKEDLSSKKSEETKPAEEKASSISTPLSSEAHVKDSSGVSLPLLTPTTLSHLPAACSPLFPVLLPQHQVGGPIAVYMHPASLRPHASNRPAPTSLAVRSMTFESPGDGASRSPLTVTSGSQGVGVSSGESGSPSALKRKCGDKSSSENSPSKVKKAIGTSEDVSPKLCEILQARLKARRGGLVSSRPSPRALHLDPEFTKPQEHQSPASASAQPLEHSVETFLEKEERAAASDSEAGLTPLHPTQVQSQSHSVPLQELVVQAGHLHPETLIPTGYLIPITPQSFFSYKDPHGINGETGKVSTPTNIYKTPTAGSRPLHPQEFTPTSLSLHMAPSISPFPAHMQRTHSPSPAILNFTLQNIGLIPAAGAVAGGTSMPSPAPTGEHASPLPAAHIGLPHRGMIFVKPMSPAGVLQSAPSNQPLTLISLPQSLMATPKGSPSIQHSLFHTPVSSLSTLTTVTAGVPTKTLYIPQRKLDVSPEDA; encoded by the exons ATGACCAGTGCTTTGCAAGATATCCAAAATCTAAGCCAAAATCTACAAACTCGTGTCCAACCAGCACCAGATCATAAG gGGGATGTGTTTGCTGAGCCAAACTTGCTGACTAAAACACCGGGAAAGGTCTCCTCATATTCTGAGTGCCAGCAGAACATGGGGCCCCTCACAACCCCCACTAAAGGCAAAGGATCCCTAAGTGAGCCCTGGACTCCTACCTCAAACCTGAAGATGCTCATAAGTGCGGCGAGCCCAGAAATCCGCAACCGTGAAAGAGAGCTTTGCAAGGAGGGCACTGAAGGAGGAGACACAGAAAATGTAGCACAG GGTGAAACCGAAAGGTCAATCACTGATCAGACTGAACAGGAGCCAGGAATAGGTGAAGAAGCTGAGAAGCTTCAGATCAGTCGAAAAGAGAAGAGCTTGGGGCTCCTCTGTCACAAATTCCTTGCTCGCTATCCCGACTACCCAAACCCTGCAGTCAACAATGATATCTGCCTTGACGATGTAGCTGGTGAACTGA ATGTGGAACGGCGGCGCATTTATGACATCATGAATGTTCTGGAAAGCCTTCACATGGTGAGCCGCCTGGCAAAGAACCGGTACACGTGGCACGGGCGATCCAACCTGCCCCAGACGCTGGCCAGGTTGCGGAGAGCGGGCAAGGAGCAACGTTACAGTCAGCAGATGCAGCAGATCCGCCAGTGGAGCCTGGAGCAGGAGGACCGCGAGTTTGACCTGGAAGGCGAGGAGAAGGAGAACGACGAGGCCTTCCTGCAAGACGCAGACACTGAGAATGGCCAAAAGGACATGTGCTTCGTTGAACTCCCAGGATTGGAGTTCAGAGGTG CCTCTGTCAACAGTCGCAAAGACAAGTCTCTGAGGGTGATGAGTCAGAAGTTTGTCATGTTGTTCCTCGTGTCCACTCCGCGCGTGGTCAGTTTGGAGGTGGCTGCCAAAATTCTTATCGGGGAGGACCCGGTTGAGGACATCAACAAATGCAAGTTTAAGA CCAAGATCCGGAGGCTGTATGACATTGCCAACGTTCTGAGCAGCCTGGAGCTGATCAAGAAAGTCCACGTGactgaggagagggggaggaagccTGCTTTCAAATGGACTGGGCCTGAGGACTTGCCATCTCCAAAGG AAGTGCCCAGAACCATGTCATCCACCACTGCAACAACGAAAACTCTGGAGTCTCGGTCATCCGTTGAGAACTGTGCCAAAAACCTCTTCTCGTCCCCTGGTGGGAAGAGAGGGTTCACCCGGCACCCCTCCCTGATGAAAATGGTGAAGAGCATCCAGGAGGACCGCCGCAAGATCAACTCTGCGCCTTCCAGCCCCACCAGGGTCACCTCCA GCGAGTCATTAAGCTCAGAGTTCCTCCCGAGTAAGATGGCCCAGCTAGCTGCTATCTGCAAAATCCAGTTGGACCAACAATCAAA GAAACCTGACAAGGAATCAAAGGGATCTTCCAAAGAGGACTTAAGTAGTAAGAAATCAGAAGAAACCAAACCTGCTGAAGAGAAAGCATCATCAATTTCAACACCCCTGTCCTCCGAGGCTCATGTGAAAGACAGCAGCGGGGTGTCTCTGCCTCTTCTCACCCCAACGACGCTGTCCCATCTCCCGGCCGCGTGCTCGCCCCTCTTCCCCGTCCTACTACCTCAGCACCAGGTGGGAGGCCCCATCGCCGTCTACATGCACCCAGCTTCCCTTCGGCCACACGCCTCCAACAGGCCAGCACCGACCAGCCTGGCCGTGCGCTCCATGACGTTCGAGAGTCCCGGAGATGGCGCCAGCCGATCACCGTTGACGGTCACTTCGGGCAGTCAGGGGGTCGGTGTGTCCAGCGGTGAATCGGGCAGTCCATCTGCACTGAAGCGAAAATGTGGGGACAAGTCCTCTTCGGAAAACAGTCCATCAAAGGTCAAAAAAGCCATCGGTACATCAGAG GACGTGTCCCCTAAGCTGTGCGAGATCCTCCAGGCCAGGCTGAAGGCCCGTCGTGGGGGTCTGGTCTCCAGCCGGCCCTCCCCCAGAGCACTGCACCTGGACCCAGAGTTCACCAAACCCCAGGAGCACCAGAGTCCAGCCTCGGCGAGTGCCCAGCCCCTGGAGCACAGCGTGGAGACCTTcctggagaaagaggagagggcggCGGCCTCGGACAGTGAGGCCGGTCTCACCCCACTTCACCCCACTCAGGTCCAGAGCCAGAGCCACAGCGTCCCACTGCAGGAGCTGGTGGTACAGGCCGGACACTTACACCCTGAG ACTCTGATACCCACAGGCTACCTGATTCCtattacacctcagtccttcTTCAGCTACAAGGACCCCCATGGAATCAACGGAGAGACTGGCAAAGTGTCCACACCTACAAATATCTACAAAACCCCCACAGCCG GTTCCAGACCCCTCCATCCTCAGGAGTTCACCCCCACCAGCCTGTCTCTCCACATGGCCCCCTCCATCTCGCCCTTCCCCGCGCACATGCAGCGCACCCACAGCCCCAGCCCGGCCATCCTCAACTTCACCCTGCAGAACATCGGGCTCATCCCTGCGGCTGGCGCCGTCGCGGGCGGCACCTCCATGCCCAGCCCGGCGCCCACCGGCGAGCACGCCAGCCCCCTGCCCGCGGCCCACATTGGGCTCCCTCATCGGGGCATGATCTTCGTCAAGCCCATGTCCCCTGCCGGAGTGCTCCAGTCTGCACCGTCCAACCAGCCCCTGACTCTCATTAGCTTACCACAG TCCCTCatggccacaccaaaaggctcCCCGTCCATCCAGCACAGTCTCTTCCACACGCCCGTGTCCTCACTGTCCACCCTAACCACCGTGACCGCTGGAGTGCCCACCAAAACCCTCTACATCCCCCAGAGGAAACTGGACGTCAGTCCTGAAGATGCCTGA
- the csrp3 gene encoding cysteine and glycine-rich protein 3, whose amino-acid sequence MPNWGGGAKCPACDKTVYHAEEIQCNGRSFHKTCFICMACRKGLDSTTMAAHESEIYCRSCYGKKYGPKGYGYGQGAGALSSDPVDPGLNARSQHSQSRLASTDSNSNKFAQKFGSADRCPRCSKAVYAAEKVMCAGKPWHKTCFRCAMCGKSLESTTVTDKDGEIYCKVCYAKNFGPKGRGLGNMGVTEDRD is encoded by the exons ATGCCAAACTGGGGCGGGGGAGCCAAGTGTCCAGCCTGTGACAAGACAGTGTACCACGCTGAGGAGATCCAGTGTAATGGACGGAGCTTCCACAAAACCTGCTTCATTTGTA TGGCCTGCAGGAAGGGTCTGGACAGCACCACCATGGCTGCGCACGAATCAGAGATCTACTGTAGATCTTGCTACGGCAAGAAGTATGGCCCAAAAGGCTACGGCTATGGGCAGGGAGCAGGAGCACTAAGCTCAGATCCAGTTGATCCAGGCCTGAACGCCCGATCTCAACA CTCCCAGTCTCGGCTGGCGTCCACCGACTCCAACTCCAACAAGTTTGCCCAAAAATTTGGCAGCGCTGACCGTTGCCCTCGATGCTCCAAAGCTGTGTATGCTGCAGAGAAGGTCATGTGTGCAGGAAAG CCCTGGCATAAAACCTGCTTCCGCTGTGCTATGTGTGGGAAGAGTCTGGAGTCCACAACAGTGACTGATAAAGACGGAGAGATCTACTGCAAAG TGTGCTACGCCAAAAACTTCGGCCCAAAAGGGAGAGGGCTGGGAAACATGGGGGTCACGGAGGACAGGGACTGA